AACGGATTCCCTGGGTGGCATGGCGGAGGCTGCGGATCAGGCAGTGGACGTATCGTCAGAATCTTGACGAAGGCTCGTGGGGGTGGCCCCCGCTCGGTGTGGTTACGCTTGACACCGTAGGGCGGCCTCCTTAGAATCGCCTGTCTCCCGACAGGCCGGAGAAATCCGGCCTGTCGTTTGTTTTCGGGTCGGGCCAACAAGGATCCTGCCGATCCGGATTTTCGGGCCTACCGCAAAGGCGGGAGGGTGGCCCGCTTCTGCGCAGAATCTCGTTGAATAGATTGCACTATTCGCGTCGATTTTGAGCGGAGCGGTGGCGCTCCGTCCCGGCTTTTCGCGCCCGCGCATGAGATGCGCACGGTTCATCAGGCGGAGTATGGGTATCCATGACGACGATCAACCAGTTGGTGCGCAGCGCGCGCACCCGCAAACAGGAAAAGAGCAAGGTCCCGGCGCTGGGTGGTTCGCCCCAGAAGCGCGGGGTATGCACGCGGGTCTATACGACCACCCCGAAAAAGCCCAACTCGGCTCTGCGGAAGGTTGCGCGCGTCCGGCTGACCAACGGGTTTGAGGTTACGACGTATATCGGAGGCGAAGGCCACAACCTGCAGGAGCACTCTGTCGTGCTGATCCGCGGTGGCCGCGTAAAGGACCTTCCGGGTGTGCGCTACCACGTGGTGCGCGGGAGCCTGGACACCGCGGGGGTGAACAACCGCAAACAGGGTCGTTCCAAGTACGGCGTAAAGCGCCCGAAGACCTGAGTCGGTACCGTTACAGCACAGCATCAGGATGAGTAAGAGCCAATGCCGAGAAGAGGAATAGTTCCGCAACGGTCCATCTTGCCGGACCCGAAGTTCCGTAGCGAAACGCTCACAAAATTCATCAGTATGGTGATGGATAGCGGCAAGAAGGCCGCGGCGGAGCGCATCGTGTACGGGGCCCTGGAGCAGATCACCAGCAAGGGTAAGGAGAACCCAGTCCAGGTGTTGGACCACGCGCTGGACAATGTGCGTCCCATCGTGGAAGTCAAGTCACGACGGGTCGGTGGCGCGACTTATCAGGTTCCGGTGGAAGTCCGGCCGGTACGCCGTTCTTCGCTCGCGATGCGCTGGATCATAGACGCTGCTCGCAAGCGCGGAGAGAAATCAATGGCGGCGCGCTTGGCCAACGAGCTGATGGAGGCCGCGGAGAACCGCGGCGCGGCGGTGAAGAAGCGCGAAGATACCCACCGTATGGCAGAGGCCAACAAGGCCTTCTCGCACTACCGGTGGTGATGCGGGAGTGCGGATTCCATGCATCGGGTTCCTGGATATGCTTTTACCGCAGCGATAGCGCGCGGTATACCCGAGCGTGCGGTGGCGATCCGGCCGGTGCACGGTGGATGTTCGGCGAATCCCGTCGCATGTGGTCGTCTGGTGGCGCGGGAACTGGTAAGTAATTAAGAGGTCGGTATCGTGGCACGCAAAACCCCAATTGAGCGCTATCGCAACATCGGCATCGCTGCCCATATCGATGCTGGGAAGACCACGACGACCGAGCGCATCCTGTTCTACACCGGCATTTCCCATAAGATGGGTGAAGTGCATGAAGGTGCGGCGGTAATGGACTGGATGGAACAGGAGCAGGAGCGCGGCATCACGATCACCTCGGCAGCGACCACCTGCTACTGGCAGGGCATGGATAAGCAGTATCCTCAGCACCGCATCAACATCATCGATACGCCCGGGCACGTAGACTTCACCATCGAAGTAGAACGGTCCATGCGGGTGCTGGACGGCGTGGTGGCGGTGTTCTGCGCGGTCGGCGGAGTCGAGCCGCAATCCGAGACCGTCTGGCGGCAGGCGAACCGGTATCGCGTGCCGCGCTTGGCGTTTGTGAACAAAATGGATCGCATGGGAGCCAACTTCCTGCGCGTCGTGAAACAGATCCGCGAGCGGGTGGGCGCCAATGCGATCCCGGTGCAGCTGCCCATCGGGGCGGAGGAAGGCTTCGCGGGTGTTGTAGATCTGATCGAAATGCGTGCGATCTATTGGGATGACGCGACTCTTGGTATGAGCTATGAGGCGCGGGATATCCCCGCCGACATGCTCGAAGCTTGCAAGACATGGCGCGAAACGATGGTGGAGGCTGCTGCTGAGGCCAACGAGGAACTGATGGAGAAGTACCTCGAGGGCGGCGAGCTGGACACCGACGAGATCCGCAACGGCCTGCGGGCGCGTACCCTGGCCAATGAGATCGTGCCGGTCCTGTGCGGTTCGGCGTTCAAGAATAAGGGTGTGCAGGCGATGCTCGACGCGGTGATCGAGCTGTTGCCTTCGCCGGCGGATGTACCGGCGATCAAGGGCCATCTTGATGACGCCGCGAACACCGAGGCCGAGCGCCACGCCACTGACGGCGAACCGTTCTCGGCCCTGGCGTTCAAGATCGCCACGGATCCGTTTGTCGGAAGTCTGACCTACATCCGCGTGTATTCCGGGATGATCAATTCCGGAGATACCGTGTTCAATCCGGTGAAGGGCAAAAAGGAACGCATCGGCCGCCTGCTCCACATGCATGCCAACCACCGGGAAGAGACGAAGGAAGTGCGGGCTGGTGATATCGCCGCGTGCGTCGGACTCAAGGACGTGACGACGGGCGATACCCTGTCGGATATGAACAAGGTGATTGTCCTGGAGCGTATGGAATTTCCGGAGCCGGTGATTTCCCAGGCGGTGGAGCCGAAGACGAAGGTGGATCAGGAGAAAATGGGGATTGCGCTGCAGAAGCTGGCGCAGGAGGATCCGTCGTTCCGCGTCCATACCGACGAGGAGTCGGGGCAGACAATTATTTCCGGGATGGGCGAGCTACACCTGGAAATCCTCGTCGACCGCATGCGCCGGGAGTTCAAGGTCGAGGCCAACGTCGGTAAACCGCAGG
The Chromatiales bacterium 21-64-14 genome window above contains:
- a CDS encoding 30S ribosomal protein S12, whose product is MTTINQLVRSARTRKQEKSKVPALGGSPQKRGVCTRVYTTTPKKPNSALRKVARVRLTNGFEVTTYIGGEGHNLQEHSVVLIRGGRVKDLPGVRYHVVRGSLDTAGVNNRKQGRSKYGVKRPKT
- a CDS encoding 30S ribosomal protein S7; the protein is MPRRGIVPQRSILPDPKFRSETLTKFISMVMDSGKKAAAERIVYGALEQITSKGKENPVQVLDHALDNVRPIVEVKSRRVGGATYQVPVEVRPVRRSSLAMRWIIDAARKRGEKSMAARLANELMEAAENRGAAVKKREDTHRMAEANKAFSHYRW
- a CDS encoding elongation factor G, whose translation is MARKTPIERYRNIGIAAHIDAGKTTTTERILFYTGISHKMGEVHEGAAVMDWMEQEQERGITITSAATTCYWQGMDKQYPQHRINIIDTPGHVDFTIEVERSMRVLDGVVAVFCAVGGVEPQSETVWRQANRYRVPRLAFVNKMDRMGANFLRVVKQIRERVGANAIPVQLPIGAEEGFAGVVDLIEMRAIYWDDATLGMSYEARDIPADMLEACKTWRETMVEAAAEANEELMEKYLEGGELDTDEIRNGLRARTLANEIVPVLCGSAFKNKGVQAMLDAVIELLPSPADVPAIKGHLDDAANTEAERHATDGEPFSALAFKIATDPFVGSLTYIRVYSGMINSGDTVFNPVKGKKERIGRLLHMHANHREETKEVRAGDIAACVGLKDVTTGDTLSDMNKVIVLERMEFPEPVISQAVEPKTKVDQEKMGIALQKLAQEDPSFRVHTDEESGQTIISGMGELHLEILVDRMRREFKVEANVGKPQVAYRETIRKSVEQEGKFVRQTGGRGQYGHVWLRIEPKAPGEGYEFVNGIVGGVVPREYIGAVDKGIQEQLQNGVMAGYPVVDVKATLFDGSYHEVDSSEMAFKIAGSMAFKEGARKASPVLLEPIMKVEAVTPEEYMGDVMGDLNRRRGILQGVEETPAGKIIRAEVPLAEMFGYSTDLRSATQGRATYTMEFSKYAEAPANIAEQVVKKAS